A genomic stretch from Bifidobacterium sp. ESL0769 includes:
- a CDS encoding potassium channel family protein, with protein MRLQKWESVTEWPLTILSVVFLVIYAWQILAEPTGIWNSASEWTMDVLWLLFAIDYVISLILADGKWDFFKSHLFDLAVVVLPIIRPLRALRVLSALNALHKTSGMALRGKIIMYVVACAVLLIIVGSLAVLDAERHAPGATITTWPDALWWTFVTITTVGYGDYAPVTTTGRLIAFFLMVAGIGIIGVVTGTFGSWIVDEVSVDEEKNTEITRKQIDELSSRLEHIERMLEEDTQSSITKDIS; from the coding sequence ATGAGATTGCAAAAATGGGAATCGGTCACGGAGTGGCCATTGACGATTCTTTCGGTTGTCTTTCTTGTGATTTACGCATGGCAGATTCTTGCAGAACCGACAGGAATCTGGAACTCTGCTTCGGAATGGACCATGGATGTACTCTGGTTGCTTTTTGCCATTGACTATGTAATTTCACTTATATTAGCGGACGGTAAATGGGACTTCTTCAAGTCGCATCTGTTTGACTTGGCTGTTGTCGTTTTGCCGATTATCAGGCCATTGCGGGCGCTGCGTGTTCTTAGTGCGCTCAATGCTTTGCACAAGACCAGTGGCATGGCGCTTCGGGGCAAAATCATCATGTATGTGGTTGCGTGTGCGGTTCTTCTGATAATCGTCGGGTCTCTAGCTGTCCTCGATGCGGAACGTCACGCCCCGGGAGCCACCATTACAACGTGGCCAGATGCTTTGTGGTGGACTTTCGTGACCATCACCACCGTAGGATATGGCGACTACGCTCCCGTCACTACGACCGGAAGATTGATAGCGTTCTTTCTCATGGTCGCCGGTATCGGCATCATTGGCGTCGTCACAGGAACATTTGGTTCGTGGATTGTCGATGAGGTGAGTGTAGATGAGGAAAAGAATACGGAGATAACCCGTAAGCAGATTGATGAGCTATCTAGCCGTCTCGAGCATATTGAACGGATGCTGGAGGAAGATACCCAGTCTTCTATTACAAAGGACATCTCATAA
- the fusA gene encoding elongation factor G — MALDVLSDLNEVRNIGIMAHIDAGKTTCTERILYYTGKNYKIGETHEGASTMDFMAQEKERGITIQSAATTCFWNRQTHDPDKKFQINIIDTPGHVDFTAEVERSLRVLDGAVAVFDGKEGVEPQSETVWRQADKYGVPRICFINKMDKLGADFYYSVDTIKKKLGATPLVVQLPIGAENDFIGMVDLIRMKAYVWNDVTTDLGAHYDTVDIPDDLKDKAEQYRSELLDQVAESDDDLMEKYLESGEMSDEEIRAGIRKLTIERKAYPVLCGSAFKDKGIQPLLDAVVDYLPSPEDVPAIVGFKPGDESQEIDRKPTMDDPFAALVFKISTHPFYGKLVFVRVYSGSIKPGDTVLDSTKDKKERVGKIFQMHADKENPVDAAEAGNIYTLVGLKNVSTGDTLCADNAPISLESMTFPDPVIEVAVEPKTKADQEKMSLALAKLADEDPTFQVKTDEESGQTLISGMGELQLDIIVDRMRREFKVECNVGNPQVAYRETIRKAVMNQEYTHKKQTGGSGQFAKVLMNFEPIDPAEGKDYEFVNEVTGGHITKEFIPSIDAGVQEAMEAGVLAGFPVVGVKATVTDGQIHDVDSSELAFKIAGSMAFKTAAPKAKPVILEPIMAVEVRTPEEYMGDVMGDINSRRGNINEMKDATGVKVIEAKVPLSEMFGYIGDLRSKTQGRAMFTMQMDSYAEVPKAVSEEIIKAQRGE, encoded by the coding sequence ATGGCACTTGATGTGCTCAGTGACCTCAACGAGGTCCGCAACATCGGCATCATGGCTCACATTGATGCCGGTAAGACAACGTGTACAGAACGTATTCTGTACTACACCGGTAAGAACTACAAGATCGGCGAGACGCATGAAGGCGCCTCGACCATGGACTTCATGGCCCAGGAAAAGGAACGTGGCATCACCATTCAGTCTGCTGCGACCACCTGCTTCTGGAACCGTCAGACCCATGACCCCGACAAGAAGTTCCAGATCAACATCATCGACACCCCCGGCCACGTGGACTTCACGGCCGAGGTGGAGCGTTCGCTCCGCGTGCTCGATGGCGCCGTTGCCGTCTTCGATGGCAAGGAAGGCGTAGAGCCCCAGAGCGAGACCGTGTGGCGTCAGGCCGATAAGTACGGCGTGCCGCGCATCTGCTTCATCAATAAGATGGACAAGCTCGGCGCTGACTTCTACTATTCCGTCGACACCATCAAGAAGAAGCTCGGAGCCACCCCGCTGGTCGTTCAGCTGCCGATCGGCGCTGAGAACGACTTCATCGGCATGGTCGATTTGATTCGTATGAAGGCTTACGTCTGGAACGACGTCACCACCGATCTCGGTGCCCACTACGACACCGTCGACATCCCTGATGACCTCAAGGACAAGGCCGAGCAGTATCGTTCGGAGCTTCTCGACCAGGTGGCCGAGTCCGACGATGATCTGATGGAGAAGTACCTCGAGTCCGGCGAGATGAGCGACGAAGAGATTCGCGCAGGCATCCGCAAGCTCACCATCGAGCGCAAGGCCTACCCGGTTCTCTGCGGTTCCGCTTTCAAGGACAAGGGCATTCAGCCGCTGCTCGACGCAGTGGTCGATTACCTGCCGAGCCCTGAAGACGTTCCCGCCATCGTCGGCTTCAAGCCCGGCGACGAGTCCCAGGAGATCGACCGTAAGCCCACGATGGACGATCCGTTCGCCGCGCTGGTCTTCAAGATTTCGACCCACCCCTTCTATGGCAAGCTCGTGTTCGTGCGCGTCTATTCCGGCTCCATCAAGCCGGGCGACACCGTGCTCGATTCCACGAAGGACAAGAAGGAACGCGTCGGCAAGATCTTCCAGATGCATGCCGATAAGGAGAATCCTGTTGACGCTGCCGAAGCCGGCAACATCTACACGCTCGTTGGTCTGAAGAACGTTTCCACCGGTGACACCCTGTGCGCTGACAATGCCCCGATTTCCCTCGAGTCCATGACCTTCCCGGACCCGGTGATTGAGGTCGCCGTGGAGCCGAAGACCAAGGCCGATCAGGAGAAGATGAGCCTGGCTCTGGCCAAGCTAGCCGACGAGGATCCGACCTTCCAGGTCAAGACCGATGAGGAAAGCGGCCAGACGCTGATTTCCGGCATGGGCGAGCTGCAGCTCGACATCATCGTCGACCGTATGCGCCGTGAGTTCAAGGTGGAGTGCAACGTGGGCAACCCGCAGGTCGCCTACCGCGAGACCATCCGCAAGGCCGTCATGAATCAGGAATACACCCACAAGAAGCAGACGGGTGGTTCCGGCCAGTTCGCAAAGGTCTTGATGAACTTCGAGCCGATTGACCCTGCCGAGGGCAAGGACTACGAGTTCGTCAACGAGGTCACCGGCGGCCACATCACCAAGGAATTCATTCCTTCGATCGATGCTGGTGTGCAGGAAGCCATGGAAGCCGGCGTACTCGCCGGATTCCCGGTGGTCGGTGTCAAGGCGACCGTCACCGATGGTCAGATCCACGATGTCGATTCTTCCGAGCTCGCATTCAAGATCGCCGGTTCCATGGCGTTCAAGACCGCGGCCCCGAAGGCCAAGCCCGTCATTCTCGAGCCGATTATGGCCGTCGAGGTGCGTACCCCTGAGGAGTACATGGGCGACGTCATGGGCGACATCAACTCCCGTCGTGGCAACATCAATGAGATGAAGGACGCCACTGGCGTCAAGGTCATCGAGGCAAAGGTCCCCTTGAGCGAGATGTTCGGCTACATCGGTGACTTGCGTTCCAAGACGCAGGGCCGCGCGATGTTCACCATGCAAATGGATTCGTATGCAGAGGTGCCGAAGGCGGTCTCCGAGGAGATCATCAAGGCCCAGCGCGGCGAATAA
- the rpsL gene encoding 30S ribosomal protein S12, with amino-acid sequence MPTIEQLVRKGRKAKSKKSKTLALKGSPLRRGVCTRVYTTTPKKPNSALRKVARVRLSSGIEVTAYIPGEGHNLQEHSIVLVRGGRVKDLPGVRYHIVRGALDTQGVKDRKQGRSLYGAKKAK; translated from the coding sequence TTGCCTACTATAGAACAACTTGTCCGCAAAGGACGTAAGGCAAAGTCAAAGAAATCCAAGACTTTGGCCTTGAAGGGCAGCCCGCTGCGTCGCGGCGTGTGCACCCGTGTGTATACCACTACACCGAAGAAGCCGAATTCCGCGTTGCGTAAGGTCGCCCGTGTGCGCCTGAGCTCCGGCATCGAAGTTACCGCCTACATTCCGGGCGAGGGCCACAACCTGCAGGAGCACTCCATCGTGCTCGTCCGCGGTGGCCGTGTGAAGGATCTTCCTGGTGTGCGTTACCACATCGTGCGCGGTGCGCTCGATACCCAGGGTGTCAAGGACCGCAAGCAGGGACGCTCCCTGTACGGCGCAAAGAAGGCGAAGTAA
- the rpsG gene encoding 30S ribosomal protein S7, translating to MSRKGPSKKHQLLPDPIYGSTVVAQLINKILLDGKKSIAEDIVYSALDMVKEKTDQEPVAVLKRALDNIRPSLEVRSRRVGGATYQVPVEVKPNRANALSLRWLTDFSRKRREKTMAERLANEILDASNGLGASVKRREDTHKMAEANKAFAHYRW from the coding sequence ATGTCACGTAAAGGACCATCCAAGAAGCATCAGCTGCTCCCTGATCCGATCTACGGCTCGACCGTGGTCGCTCAGCTCATCAACAAGATCCTGCTCGACGGCAAGAAGTCGATCGCCGAGGACATCGTCTACTCCGCACTTGATATGGTCAAGGAGAAGACCGATCAGGAACCCGTCGCCGTCCTCAAGCGCGCGCTCGACAACATCCGTCCGTCCCTCGAGGTCCGTTCCCGCCGTGTCGGCGGCGCGACCTACCAGGTCCCGGTCGAGGTCAAGCCCAACCGTGCCAACGCCCTGAGCCTTCGCTGGCTCACCGATTTCTCCCGCAAGCGTCGTGAGAAGACCATGGCCGAGCGTCTCGCCAACGAGATTCTCGATGCCTCCAACGGCCTCGGTGCTTCCGTGAAGCGCCGCGAGGACACGCACAAGATGGCAGAGGCCAACAAGGCCTTCGCCCACTATCGCTGGTAA
- a CDS encoding aldehyde dehydrogenase family protein has translation MTDTCEETVTRLHRSFEAGVSRPLAWRREQLGRMKRMVTAHRKDIEHAVYLDLGKPAAETALMEIKLVLDEIKFVEPRIERWSRRHHTAMPLLMQPASSWTIAEPKGVVLVISPWNYPLMLSLEPMADAIAAGNCVCLKPSELSPNTSELMERLIYKYLDPRAFAVVQGAVPETTELLKQPFDHIFYTGNGKVGSIVMEAAAKQLTPVTLELGGKSPVFVDASANLDVAAGRIAWGRFTNAGQTCVAPDYVLTTPELVEPLAEKIAAFAQKFFGDNPAKSASYGRIVNTKQFDRLARLLPADGKAFSGGETNRELLYIAPTILTDVRPDDPVMQEEIFGPILPILAVHNAHEAVTFINKRPKPLALYVFTRSKSTRLLFERHTSSGALGFNLPLGHLLSSRLPFGGIGASGMGSYHGKSGFLEFSHVKTVTSKPMFPDTLRLAYPPYRLGNSH, from the coding sequence ATGACAGATACCTGCGAAGAGACAGTAACACGATTACACCGTTCGTTCGAAGCCGGAGTCTCGAGACCTCTTGCTTGGCGACGCGAACAACTCGGGCGGATGAAACGAATGGTTACAGCGCATCGCAAGGACATCGAACACGCTGTTTATCTTGATCTGGGCAAACCTGCCGCCGAAACCGCGCTGATGGAAATCAAGCTGGTTTTAGATGAAATCAAGTTCGTCGAACCACGTATCGAACGTTGGAGCAGACGACACCACACGGCTATGCCGCTCTTGATGCAACCGGCGAGCAGCTGGACGATAGCCGAACCCAAAGGTGTGGTTCTGGTAATTTCACCCTGGAACTACCCGCTGATGCTGAGCCTTGAACCGATGGCCGATGCCATCGCGGCCGGCAATTGCGTCTGCCTCAAGCCTTCCGAGCTCTCCCCCAATACCAGCGAACTAATGGAACGGTTAATCTACAAATATCTCGACCCACGGGCATTTGCCGTTGTGCAGGGAGCAGTGCCCGAAACCACTGAACTGCTGAAACAACCATTCGACCATATTTTCTATACCGGTAACGGCAAGGTCGGCTCGATTGTAATGGAAGCTGCGGCGAAACAGCTCACGCCGGTCACGCTCGAACTTGGCGGCAAATCCCCCGTGTTCGTGGACGCGAGCGCCAATCTCGATGTCGCCGCCGGACGTATCGCTTGGGGACGCTTTACCAACGCCGGTCAGACCTGCGTCGCGCCCGATTATGTACTGACCACTCCGGAACTTGTCGAACCGTTGGCAGAGAAAATTGCAGCGTTCGCACAGAAATTCTTCGGCGACAATCCTGCAAAATCAGCCAGTTACGGACGAATCGTCAATACCAAGCAATTCGATAGACTTGCCAGATTGCTGCCAGCCGACGGAAAAGCTTTCAGCGGTGGAGAAACGAACCGTGAGCTCCTTTATATCGCTCCGACAATTCTCACCGACGTCCGGCCCGACGATCCGGTGATGCAAGAGGAAATCTTTGGCCCGATTCTGCCGATTCTCGCCGTTCACAATGCCCACGAAGCCGTAACATTTATCAACAAACGCCCGAAACCCTTGGCGTTGTATGTCTTCACGCGTTCCAAATCAACTCGTCTGCTTTTCGAACGCCATACCAGTTCCGGCGCGCTGGGCTTCAACCTACCACTCGGCCACCTGCTTTCCAGCCGCCTTCCCTTCGGCGGCATCGGTGCCTCCGGCATGGGCTCCTATCACGGCAAGTCCGGCTTCCTCGAGTTCAGCCACGTCAAAACCGTGACAAGCAAGCCCATGTTCCCAGACACCTTGAGGTTGGCTTATCCCCCATATAGATTGGGAAACAGCCACTAA
- the tuf gene encoding elongation factor Tu — MAEKEKYERTKPHVNIGTIGHVDHGKTTLTAAISKVLHEEYPDLNPEYDFDQIDAAPEEKQRGITINIAHIEYQTAKRHYAHVDCPGHADFVKNMITGAAQMDGAILVVAATDGPMAQTREHVLLARQVGVPKILVALNKCDMVDDEELIELVEEEVRDLLEENGFDRDCPVIRTSAYGALHDDAPDHDKWVQTIKELMDAVDDYIPTPVHDLDKPFLMPIEDVFTISGRGTVVTGRVERGRIPVNAPAEIVGLRPTQTTTVTSIETFHKQMDEAEAGDNTGLLLRGINRDDVERGQVVAKPGTVTPHHKFEGEVYVLTKDEGGRHSPFFSNYRPQFYFRTTDVTGVITLPEGVEMVQPGDHATFSVELIQPVAMEEGLTFAVREGGHTVGSGRVTKVIE, encoded by the coding sequence ATGGCAGAAAAGGAAAAGTACGAGCGGACCAAGCCGCACGTTAACATTGGCACCATTGGCCACGTTGATCACGGTAAGACGACCCTGACCGCGGCCATCTCGAAGGTGCTGCACGAAGAGTACCCCGACCTCAACCCGGAGTATGACTTCGATCAGATTGACGCTGCTCCTGAAGAGAAGCAGCGTGGTATCACCATCAATATCGCCCACATCGAGTATCAGACGGCCAAGCGCCACTATGCTCACGTGGATTGCCCCGGCCACGCCGATTTCGTGAAGAACATGATCACCGGCGCTGCTCAGATGGATGGCGCGATTCTCGTCGTCGCCGCCACTGATGGCCCGATGGCTCAGACTCGCGAGCACGTTCTGCTCGCCCGCCAGGTAGGCGTGCCGAAGATTCTCGTTGCGCTCAACAAGTGCGATATGGTCGATGACGAAGAGCTCATCGAGCTCGTTGAGGAAGAGGTCCGCGACCTCCTCGAAGAAAACGGCTTCGATCGTGACTGCCCGGTCATCCGCACCTCCGCCTATGGCGCCCTGCACGATGACGCTCCGGATCACGACAAGTGGGTCCAGACCATCAAGGAACTCATGGACGCCGTCGACGATTACATCCCGACCCCTGTCCACGACCTTGATAAGCCGTTCCTGATGCCTATCGAGGATGTCTTCACCATCTCCGGCCGTGGCACCGTGGTAACCGGTCGTGTCGAGCGTGGCCGCATCCCGGTCAACGCTCCGGCAGAGATTGTCGGCCTTCGTCCGACCCAGACCACCACCGTCACCTCCATCGAGACCTTCCACAAGCAGATGGACGAGGCCGAGGCTGGCGACAACACTGGTCTGCTGCTCCGCGGCATCAACCGTGACGACGTCGAGCGCGGCCAGGTTGTGGCCAAGCCCGGTACCGTGACCCCGCACCACAAGTTCGAGGGCGAAGTCTATGTCTTGACGAAGGATGAGGGCGGCCGTCATTCGCCGTTCTTCTCCAACTATCGTCCGCAGTTCTACTTCCGCACCACCGACGTCACCGGCGTCATCACGCTGCCGGAAGGCGTCGAGATGGTCCAGCCCGGCGATCACGCCACCTTCTCCGTCGAGCTGATCCAGCCCGTCGCCATGGAGGAGGGCCTGACCTTCGCAGTTCGTGAAGGCGGCCACACCGTCGGCTCAGGCCGTGTCACCAAGGTGATCGAGTAG
- the carA gene encoding glutamine-hydrolyzing carbamoyl-phosphate synthase small subunit gives MSQQSASTTRYSVSDAVLLLEDGQLYVGEPYGAFGSTFGEIVFATAMTGYQETITDPSYDQQIVVQTFPHIGDTGVNDEDTESKRVWVAGYVVRQPSPNVSNWRANDSLDDDLAKDGIVGISNIDTRKLVRHLRSAGVMRAGIFSGVDLMDKTTGALRSVDSLLAEVRSSPKMQGARLYDHVSTKETYTVEPCGDFEGMEPLFTVAAVDLGIKGMTPHRLAERGCRVHVLPSTVTFDEIKALNPDGVFFSNGPGDPEEAAPEVDLLRQVLDAGYPFFGICFGNQLFGRALGFDTYKLKFGHHGVNQPVKDMTTGKVEITAHNHGFAVDAPIGKIVESPYSNGKFGKVFVSHIDLNDDVVEGLQCVDIPAFSVQYHPEAAAGPHDAAYLFDRFVSLMRAHKAGEPVSSVLATPTTLSQSNNTEIGQTAADKENK, from the coding sequence GTGAGTCAGCAATCAGCTTCAACAACACGGTATTCGGTAAGCGATGCCGTGTTGTTATTGGAAGATGGCCAGCTTTACGTGGGTGAACCCTACGGAGCGTTTGGATCGACATTCGGCGAAATCGTGTTCGCCACAGCGATGACCGGCTATCAGGAGACCATAACCGACCCCAGCTACGACCAGCAGATTGTCGTGCAGACCTTCCCTCATATCGGTGACACGGGTGTCAATGACGAAGATACCGAATCCAAACGTGTTTGGGTGGCTGGTTACGTCGTCCGCCAACCCAGTCCAAATGTCAGCAATTGGCGTGCGAACGACAGTCTTGACGACGATCTTGCCAAAGACGGCATTGTCGGCATCAGCAATATCGACACCCGAAAGCTGGTTCGTCACCTTCGCAGCGCGGGCGTGATGAGGGCCGGCATATTCTCGGGCGTCGATTTGATGGATAAGACCACCGGGGCGTTGCGATCTGTGGATTCGCTGCTTGCAGAGGTTCGTTCTTCCCCGAAGATGCAGGGCGCGAGACTTTACGACCACGTGAGCACCAAAGAAACCTATACCGTCGAACCTTGCGGAGATTTCGAAGGCATGGAGCCGTTGTTTACGGTTGCTGCTGTCGATCTCGGCATCAAGGGCATGACACCTCATCGTTTGGCTGAACGTGGCTGCCGTGTGCACGTCTTACCATCCACTGTTACATTCGATGAAATCAAAGCCTTGAATCCCGACGGAGTCTTCTTCTCCAACGGCCCGGGCGACCCGGAAGAGGCCGCTCCTGAAGTCGATCTGCTGCGCCAAGTCCTCGATGCTGGATACCCCTTCTTCGGCATCTGCTTCGGCAACCAGCTGTTCGGACGTGCGCTCGGTTTCGATACGTATAAGCTCAAGTTCGGCCATCACGGCGTCAACCAGCCGGTCAAGGACATGACCACCGGCAAGGTCGAGATTACCGCCCATAACCACGGGTTCGCGGTCGATGCCCCAATCGGCAAGATTGTGGAATCGCCATATAGTAACGGCAAATTCGGCAAGGTGTTCGTCTCTCATATCGACCTGAACGACGATGTGGTCGAAGGCTTGCAATGCGTTGATATTCCGGCCTTTTCGGTGCAATATCACCCCGAAGCCGCAGCTGGTCCGCACGATGCCGCCTATCTTTTCGACCGCTTCGTCTCGCTGATGCGCGCACACAAGGCGGGGGAGCCGGTCTCCTCCGTACTAGCGACGCCGACAACATTATCACAATCGAATAATACCGAAATCGGCCAAACCGCCGCTGACAAGGAGAACAAGTAA
- the efp gene encoding elongation factor P — MAQTSNDIKNGSVLNLDGQLWTVTKFQHVKPGKGPAFVRTTIKNVLSGKIVDRTFNAGMKMEFETVDNRTLQYSYEEGDTFVFMDMTTYDQVSIPKELVGDQAKFLLEGTDCIVSFHDGTPLSVELPASVVLKVTETEPGVQGNRSNAGTKPATVETGAEIQVPLFVGEGEMVKVDTRDGSYLGRENN; from the coding sequence GTGGCACAAACTAGCAATGACATCAAAAACGGGTCGGTATTGAACCTCGACGGACAGCTTTGGACCGTCACGAAATTCCAGCACGTCAAGCCCGGCAAGGGACCGGCTTTCGTGCGCACCACCATCAAGAACGTGCTTTCGGGCAAGATCGTCGACAGGACGTTCAATGCTGGCATGAAAATGGAGTTCGAAACCGTCGACAACCGTACGCTGCAGTATTCCTATGAGGAAGGCGACACCTTCGTCTTCATGGACATGACCACCTACGATCAGGTCAGCATTCCTAAGGAACTCGTCGGCGATCAGGCCAAGTTCCTGCTCGAAGGCACAGATTGCATCGTCAGCTTCCATGATGGCACCCCGCTGAGCGTGGAGCTGCCGGCTTCCGTCGTGCTTAAGGTCACTGAAACTGAGCCGGGCGTGCAGGGCAATCGCTCCAACGCCGGTACCAAGCCCGCCACCGTCGAAACCGGTGCCGAGATTCAGGTCCCGCTTTTCGTGGGCGAAGGCGAAATGGTCAAGGTCGATACCCGCGACGGTTCCTACCTCGGACGCGAAAACAACTGA